TTCTTACCCAGTGTTCCCTGTACCTCTTCTACCCCTCGCATTAAAGCTTTGGCCCGAGTGTGGCCAGAATCCTCTCCCCTGACTCCCCCAGGCACTGTTTCAACATGTTCGCACGTTCAAGAGACTGTTAAATACTGAGACCACAGaagacacataaaaaatgaaaataagaactgtccaagttataaaatataaatgtctgaTCCATCCATAACTAGCTCAGTACCCAGGATTAGCAACCATGCCCCTTTCCACATCATATtaatatcatttattcatttgtacaCTATCTACAAGCAGCTTTGAGGAGCCAGACACCATGCCAGACCCTGGGGATTCAGTAGCACACAAGGTAGAAAAGCAGCTCTGGTCATCCTGGAGATTACAGTTCAGTGGACAATTCAGATATGTCAGTAGGACTTTTTGTCCTGTATGTAACAGAAATCTGACAGTAAATGGTATGTTGGGAGGAATAGGATGCCCAGGAGCATGGAGGAGGGCCACCTAACCAGCTTTTGGCTGAGAGGGAAGTCTGGAGGAAGGAGGATCTGGGTTAAAACCTACAGGATGGATCAAAGTGAGCCTGTGGAGTGGTGTACATGGGAAGCGGAGAGGGCTGGGATCAAAAGCAACAACATGTGCAAAGTTCTGAAGGGAGAGAGAAGACCTCCTGCTGCAGTGCAAGGGACATAGAAGAACAGTGGGGCAGGAGTGGCAATAGAAGAGGCTGGAGAGAGAAGCAGTGTCCTGGGTCATGAAGAACTTGCAGCCTCATGGAGAAGTCACACTTGATTATCAGGGAAGTGGGGAACCATTTTGAGGTTCTCCAGTACCAGAGTGACATACACAAATTTGCATTTTAGGAGATTATTCTGGCTATAGTAGGAATGGATACATACTGCTGAAAGCAGGGACCCCATTTGGGAGGTTGTTGCCATCATTCAGGTGAGAAGATGTTGTACAGCAAGGGCATGTTGGTGATGATGGAGTGAAAATGTAATTCAAAGGATACTTAGAAGGTGTGAAATATAGAGCTTGGTGATTGACTGGGTGTCAGGGTGATGGAGAAGAAGGGAGTAAGGATGGAATCCAGGTTTCTGGCCATTGAACTGGGTAGATAGTAATATTATTCACTGACATGACAAACAAAAGAGGAAGATCAGATTCGGTGGGTCAAGTTGAGTTTAGATTTGAACGTACAGAGTTTGAGGTGCTTATGGGTCTccagcatatttttaaataaaagtgacaAAAGAGGAAAACTTTACAAGTATACATATTGTGGTCAAAGCAGAACTATATAATATTGCCATTTATGTTCCAAGCTTTACCTCATCTACATTTCATAGTCTGTTgaataattctaaaaaaaaaaaaaggaaaaaaaaagaccggGTTTATGTGTATATGCCTGGAACAAGTAGTAAAACTTAGCTAGTAATATTTTGAAGTATAACTCTTTCTGCATTTGCATTCTGATTCTCCATGTTAATTCGCTCCTTTTGTCAACACTGCAGGTACAAATACCACATAGTAGCAATATTTATCTGGTGTTAATATTTTGCTCTCTAAAGCACATGGAAATCTAGTATATTTAACAAAGGATAGatagaattaattaatttaacagataaaaattacaaatttggAGGACAGGAAATTATCCTTTTCTTATCACCGTTTAAAGTGATATATTATGCTTTGAAAAATGTTGCAAGGCTTATTCTATTATTTAAAGGTTACTTAAACTTTTACTTTAAACAAAAGTATATTTGATGTATTACATGAAATACATTCTATTGTAGACTGAATGGAAAGCACAAGATGCCAGCTGAGTGGAGAAGAAATTCAAAAGTAATGGAAGTCAATTGATTTTATATTAATGTTTGGAACCTATTTCCTATCAGCAAAAAATTAGGTTGTTGAGTATATATGaattgtgcatatatattttttcgtGTAATATAACtgaaaacacatatacacattcattgcaaaataaaagagaacttaAGTGAACAATATAAAGTGACCTAAGGAAGacataaactttaaaacaaaatccCTTATTTGAATTCATGCTGGACACTTTGATGCCAGAGATAGGCAATAATATTAGAATGTAtgcaatcagaaagaaaagaggcaAGGAGACGCTAGtcctaaaatcataaaatatatcaTGCTTATCTTTGAAAATATGGAGTTCAAAATTCGTACACCAAAACTGGATTGCATTTTGAGTTGTCAAAGCCTTGGGtttttcatttcaattgatgAAGTTTCATTTGGAATGTATGTGAAATGTAAAAGATCACATCTTTTTGGTGATAAAGAATATGAGAGatgaaaatttaaagtaaaatacagGACAAACAAATGCTGTCTAGAAAGCATCAGAAGAttcttataaattaaacttcttCAGATTATTCTACTATACCAAAAAATTTACCATAAGCTAATATCTAACCCCCAACTATAGTAATGACATTTCTTGGTGTAGTGAAGCTCTTACTAGACAGTCTTTGCTAATGGGGCTTAATGAAGACATTTCCTGAGTTTAGGATGAGGGGAACATTCAATGAAGCACCTTCTTTGTTAATCTCCAATTGCTTTTCCCTCTTTGCATTGGATAGCTATTGAAGGGCAATTAATTATCCCcgaaacttagcagcttaaaggAAAAAGtatcatgtttttgagatttatctcaaaacatgataaaattaaaatttatcatgTTACTCTTTTTGAGAGGAATTCAGGAGTGATCTACTAGATGTTTATGGCTCAGAGTCTCTCTTGTAGTTGTTGTGAAGATGTCAGCAGGGACTGGCAGGATGCCTCAATTCCTTGCCAAAGGAATTTCTCCATAGGTTACCTAAGTATCTTTATGATGGGGCAGCAGGCTTCCCCCAGGGCAAAGGAtccaagagaaagcaagaaggaTGACACAATGTCTTTGATAACCTACCTATATACCATACTTATACCATATTCTGTTCATTAGAAGAGTCACTAAGTCCAACCCACACTTaagtgaaggaaaaggaaattccaCCTCTTGAAGGAAAGAATACCGAAGAATTTGGGAGCATATTTTGAATCAGCCATGCCTGGACTTAATAgccttttacttaaaaaaaaaatcaaaaataatttccttttttttcttcagttaatttttcctAAGTAAAATTTCTTCACTTAATTTGGTCAAATATAATATACCTATGATGGATCTCTTAGCTATAGCCAGAGGATTAGTTTAACATCCTGGGCAATATATTATTGTCATTGGAAAACTAATATTCTAGACTATGGTCTCAAAACCAGGAGACGTGATTAAATTTAAGGTAACAGGCTTTGGTTTCTATCTGTATGgccctccttttttccttttatttttaattgacatgtaataattgtacctatttatgggatacagagtgatattttgatatgtgtgtacaatgtgtaatgatcaaatgagggtaattagcatatctatcaccttaaacatttatcatttctttgtgtttctcaTTCCTGTgggagataaaaaagaaaatgagctcatagaagtagagTGTAGGGCCCTTCTCTTTTTACTGACCAGCAGTTAATGTTTCTTCTATTACTGTAAAACCACTCATCCAATAATAGTAGCTTTACAGATAGCTTACATTGAGGGTAAAGAGAAGAGCCCCCTGACAGAAGTAGGCATTAAGGCCTGCTTTTTTATTGCCACTCAACATTGACCCAGAAGCCATGGAGCCAAACTAGAAAACATTTGGAGAATACTTATATATGTGGGTATTAATATGATAAATTTCTAGAATTGGAATTGATTGATTAATGGGCATTTAAAACTttaatagatattgccaaattgccttcTGAAATTATTGTACCAATTTATCCTCCCACCACAATATATAGGAATGCCAAATTCTGCTCATCTTCACTTATCTTTGCTATGTAAGAGCCATAACTgttctcgctatgttggccaACAGAGTAGGGCAAATATCTGTGGAAACCCTTTCAGTAAGCATCAGTTTTATTCAGCATTCGTGGTGGTATTTTATTCAATATGTAAGAGTAGAGGATGGGAACTGATACCTAAAGGTGAGACATGGTCAAAAGTTAATGGGAATTGGTTTTAGCTGACATGGACTGTGAAAATAAGgttgagaaatgcaaataaattggTGACAGTGTCCAGAAGTATCTGAATATTACTCAGGACCACAGGGTTGGAGTGGGCTGTGCTACACATATAAGAAGTGCATTAGGTTGACATCCATGAAGAAGCTCAAGTATGAGCACCGTGTTCTCACATCCAAGGTGTGGAGACTGTCCTGATGCACCCAATTTGGGGTCAAGCTTTTTGAAAGCTGGCACCAGGAGTATGATGCTGGGGACAAGGAACCAAAGCAAAAGTACTCAAACCTCTGTAATTTGGTGCTGTGCAGAAAGTAGCAGCTAGACTTGAGGGCCAATATGGGAAGCCCATGAGACACAGCTGCCTGGTAGTAACACTTCTGACCTTAGATCTCATGGGTACCAGATTCTGCTTCCAGGGCTACTTTTAGTCCTTCAACTAGGTCATAGAGCTTCTTTTACCCAAGGAGCAGGTGTCTGGGCCTGGTTTTGAAGTGATATTTGATTAAATCTATAATCTTAAGAGTTTCAAGTTTGTGCTCTGTAAGATGAGAATAACCATATGAACAATTCCTGTCATTCCCAAAACTGTTTTTCTGGCTTTCATATTGAGATCTCCTGGGCCTCCAAGCTTCTACCACCCTAAGCCTTTGCTACTTGCTGCTCTCCTCAGTTTCAATTCCTTCTCACTTTTGCTTGATGGCAGCTTTCTTTAATCTATGAActccagtttatttttttccactaacttttaaaaattttttgtttttaatttttgtgggtacatagtaggtgtatatatttatgaggtatatgaaatattttaatacattgcaTGCattgcataataatcacatcatggtaaaTGGGGTATACAtctcctcaagtatttatcctttgtgttacaaacaatccaattctactcttagttattttttaaatgtataatttctgtttttttggggggggggccTCTTCCACCACATCATTCAGTTATCCCACTCCTGGGTTTAAATCCAAGCTTTGTTAACAAAATAGTgagtttataaaacattttattggaagtgtattttatatttcttaatctaaaatctgttgtttttttccctGTGAAAATATGTTTTACACTACTTCCTAGGATTTGATATAATGTACTGAAATCTAAATTTTACTTCAGATTAATGTTAGCCAAACTAATTTGTTAATATCATTTAATGATgtcaatatttaaatgtttttttacatttacatctttttaaaatagcgttattgaaatataattcacataccatacattGTCACCCCTTTGAAGTGTACAGTTTAATGTTTTTTGGTATATTCACAATATGTACAACTGTCACCACCCTGTACCCTTTAGCTATCACTTTTTGGCCCCCATCTCTCCCACTCCAAagcaaccactaatttactttttgtctctctagatttgcctattctggatatttcatataaatggaatcatacaatatgtggtcttttatgactagcttctttcacttagcatattttcaagGATCAActatgttgtaacatgtatcagtactttattcctatTTATGGTTGAATAGTCCATTGTGAcattataccacattttgtttattcattcaacagctgatgaacatttagattgtttctatattttggctattatgaatgatgctgctataaaaatttcAGTATgacattttgtatttatatatgttttcatttttcttgggtatatacctaggagcacaattgctaggtcatatggtaactctatgtttaaactTCTCAGGAACTTCTAGACTGTTTTACAAACTGGCTGCActcttttacattcccaccagcagtgtacaaacactcttatttcttcacatcctaggcgacatttattattattatttgacatttttattctAGCCATCCTATAGGTATGAAATAGTgactcgttgtggttttgatttgcatttctttctttgaagAGTAACAATGCTGAACGtgctttcatgtgcttattggtcatttgtatattttcatagACCTATTTAGttcccttgcccatttttaattgaattatttgtctttttattattgaattgtatGTGTTCTTCATACAGGTGACCCTTGAGCGATGTGGAGGTTAAGGGTGCTGACCTATTGTGCAGTTGGAAATCCATATACATAACTTTTGTTTCTCCCaaatttaactactaatagcctactgttgactggaagccttactgataacatcaATGGTCAATGAACACGTATTTCATatgttatatttgttatatattgtattcttacaataagtaagctagagaaaagaaaatgttattaagaaaatcataaggcagagaatatatttattattcattaagtggaagtggatcattataaaggtctttatagcaacacaaatgaactaagacagtgtggtacttcCATAAGAATAGACATGTAGATCAACAGAATAGAGGAGAGTttagtcttgctgtctcaggggtggcagaggtggaagaaaatctgccTGTAAGTGTATTTGTgtagttcaaacccatgttgttcaatgGTCAACTGTGTATTCTAGATAAAAGtcccttattagatatatgatttgctggtattttctcccgttctgtaggccatcttttcactttcttgatagtgtcctttgtagcccaaaatacttttttaattttgatgaagtcaaatgtaattgttttttcttttgttgtttgtgcttttgatgtcttatctaagaaatcattgcctaatccaaggtcacaaaaattttctcctgtgttttcatctaacagttttataattttagctcttacatcTAAGACTTTGAtctatttttcattaatttttaataggGTGGGAGGTAGAGgtccaaataatatttttttcccatggaGACATCCAGGTGTCTCAGCGtgatttgttgaaaaggctattctTTTTATATTGAATATCCTTGAAACCCTTGTCAAAATCAGTTGACCACAGGACAAGTATATGGATTTACTGCTGGATTCTCATTTCTATTCTGTTTAgttggtttatagtattttctatgTCTTGTATTATTGATCTTCTGCCTAGATTTTCTATCTGTTAGTGCAAGGAGTCATTGAAGTGTCCAACTACTATTGTTGAATTATCTGGTTCTTGTACTATTTCTGTCgggttttgttttatgtattttagtaCTCAGAAATTAAGTGCATACAtgattataattgttatattttcctgatggattgatatttttatcattataaaatgatcCTGTATATCTTAgtaatgggtttttttgtttgttttaatgcctATTTTGACTGGCTGTCTTGTGGTTGCTACTTgtatgatatatctttttccatccctttacattcAATCTGTTTGTATCTTTGAATCTAAAGTATACCTCTTATAAACAGTATATAGTTGGATCTTTTCAATCCAGTCAGACCTTCTCTGCTTTCTGATTAAGTCATTTAATGTATttgcatttaatttcatttgtgaTATGGTTGGATTTATATCTgccattttgctttctgttttctatATGCCTCAAGTCTTTTTTGTTCCTCTATCCCtcttttactgctttctttttcattaagTAAGTATTTCTCATGTAATATTTTACTTACTTTAATAATTttactacttttatttctttagtggttgctctaggatTTACCATGTACATCTTATCATTGGTTTCAAAGTTATACTAACTTAATGCCAGTGAGATATAGAAATGTTTCTCCTATGTGGCTCTGTTCTCTTTTCCCCCTTTTTGTGATATTACTATCATACATGTTAcatcaaaaatgttttaaagccaagaatacattgttataattattgctttatataattttaagacTCTTAAGAagctgaaagaagaaaggaacatacatatatattataatttttgttatattaACATTGTTTATCATTTCtggttttcttcatttgttcctGTGGATTTGAATTACCAACTGGAGTCATTTCTTCAGTCCCATACACTTTGCTCTTACCCACCTCATTTCTGCTGTTATTAggaaatatattacatttctatatgtCGTATGCCCAACAATAcactatatacatatttttacacAGTTGCCTTTTACAtcttttaacaaaagaaagaagcaatACTGTCTTTTCTCATTACGTAATTATTTTTACTTGTGCTGCTTTGTCATGTGGATTCAAATTACCATTCATTTAGATTATAAGTCAGTATTTTGTACCTAAGCCTTTGCTATTCTCTCCTATTCCAAGTTTCAATTGAAACTCCATCTTTTACTTCACAGCAGCTTTCTTTTGATCTGTTGCCTTGAATTTTATTTGACCTGTTTCATATTACCCTGTAATTTCATCTTAGCTTTGAAatccaaatgaaaacaaaatagtgAATTTAAACAGcacttttatttgaaattcagctttagtttcttaatcttgaaaaggaaatttttttttcatgaaaaactAAAACAAGGTATTTTAGTCCACTTCCTCTGCCTCGAATATAATGTTCTGGAATTTAAATTTTCCTTCAGATTAACATTAGTCAAACTAAATTCCtaatgtcattttaataatactaaTATTTAAACATCAGCCTACATTTAGATATCAAATTAGTAATTTACAGCCCATATTTCATTGAAGACCAGTAAACTTGATCAGAGATAAAGGAGGAGAATAAGGGGCTCAGAAAAGAGGATGTAAGCAATACCAGCTGTCAGTGAGGAGAGGGGTGGTCAGACAAGGCGAGCGTGAGTGGTTAGAAACTTCACCTGGTTATCCTTAGATTGACactttgaaatactattttgtaGTCATTTTGGCTAATAGTCATTTTCACCTGTAAAAGTTATTTGGGCTAATTTTAAGAGAATCCACTTTTAGACTTCAGCGGAAACCAACATAAATACTGCTTTTGCTAGGTTCAACCCAGTTCAGTTTTCATTTAAATTCAAAAGACTCCACTGAAATTTTTCCAGTAAACACTTTACTACTTTCACCTCTCTTTCTTCATTTGGCACTCAATAGCAGTGTTTCCCAGTATTAATATGGCAAAACTTTATgaaatttactttatattttagttCTAACCTAAACAAATCTAGTATCAAAAtagatgctgaaatgagttagtGCATTGATTTCAGCACAGAATTTATTCACTCACCTTCCATAGATTAGAGAGTAGCTTTGAATTGAACACCacctcattttcattttgctcttatcttttaaagaaaagactGTTGTAAGAGACTCAGGTGAAGTAATAGTAATGGAGAAGGAAATAGATACTAAGAGGCTATGTGTCCAAGAAGTCAGCCTAAATTTTGGAAAAACCTTTGATGAGCCAAACTGTAATGCTTCCCATCTTTCTTCTGGCCAGGATATCCATTACCAAAACTTGACATGAACTTCTCATTGGAGAATAGAGAAGAGCCATGGGTGAAGGAATTACAGGAttctaaagaaatgaaacaattaCTTGATTCCAAGATAGGTAAGTAATTGTTCTTTGATATactagtggggaaaaaaaagaaaaatttaacctAAATAAAGATAAAGAGTTTGGAATTCTATTTAGGAATTTCTATGTTCCTACCACTGGTTTAACATAACTCTTCattttccttcactttcttttctcCGTGGAACACAATATCATCtgcagtttctatttcttctctcaGGTTTTGAGATCGGgatagaaaatgaagaagatacttcaaaacagaaaaaaatggagactATGTATCCATTTATTGTAACTTTAGAGGGGAATGCTCTCCAGGGTCCCATTTTGCAAAAAGACTATGTACAGTTAGAAAATCAATGGGAAACCCCCCCAGAGGATTTACAGACAGATTTAGCAAAACTGGTAGATCAGCAGAACCCCACTCTGGGAGAGACACCTGAGAACTCCAACTTGGAAGAACCTCTCAACCCTAAACCCCATAAGAAAAAGAGTCCAGGAGAGAAACCTCACCGATGTCCTCAGTGTGGAAAATGTTTTGCTCGGAAGTCACAACTTACTGGGCATCAGAGAATTCATTCAGGAGAAGAACCTCACAAATGCCCTGAATGTGGGAAAAGATTCCTTCGTAGTTCAGACCTTTATAGACACCAACGACTTCACACAGGGGAGAGACCCTATGAATGCACTGTATGTAAAAAGCGATTCACTCGGCGGTCACATCTTATAGGGCACCAGAGAACCCATTCTGAAGAAGAAACATATAAATGTCTTGAGTGTGGGAAAAGTTTTTGTCATGGATCAAGTCTTAAAAGACATCTGAAaactcacacaggtgaaaaaCCTCATAGATGTCATAATTGTGGGAAAAGTTTTAGTCGACTGACAGCTCTTACTTTGCACCAGAGAACGCATACTGAAGAGAGAccttttaaatgtaattattgtGGGAAAAGTTTTAGACAGAGACCAAGCCTCGTTATTCATTTAAGAATCCACACAGGGGAGAAGCCATACAAGTGTACTCATTGTTCTAAAAGCTTCAGACAGAGAGCCGGCCTTATTATGCACCAGGTCACTCACTTTAGAGGACTTATTTAAGAATTGCTAAGGGAAACAGGTCTTACACAAATTGACACTAACTCAAAAAAATCTTAACCTGCAGCAGGCTGTTTGTCTTGGAAGCTTTTGTTTGAGCTTATAAGAACAtagacagctttttttttcttttttttttttttactagttttAAAACCCATCTTCCAAGGTATATGAATTCTAGAGTATTTATCTACTCCTGTGATTTTCTTAGATTTGATTTCTTCTGTCTGCacaactcttctttttttaattacaatGAAAAATTTTGTATTCCAAGGCAACTGTATCATAGGTGTAAACATAAAGCATATAAATTATGACAATCCTTTTAGAGGTAGGGTCAATATAGTGGATAAACCTGTCTATCAGACGTATTGATTATAGCAGTACTATAGTTATTCTGCTGTCATTATTAAAGATGATTATATTCATTCAAAGCTTTAGATGTGTCCCATGTGGCAAGAAAGGAGACAGTGAATTTtgtcaaacaataaaaatgtgtCAGGAACACAAGGATGAAGGGGATGTCATTTGCCTGGTAAGAACTGGGTTATTTCCACtgaaattttttatgtttaaggAAATTAAGATTTTAACCTTTACTTTTGAATTTTGCAAAGTTTGCTAGTCTGCTTAGTCAGCAGTCTGTGGTAATGCTGCTAAAAGCAGAGTATTAATTTGGTAATTTATTTTGTTCACAGAATAAGTAAGCTCTATGTCTGGAAGAATCCATTTGGCAATTGAAATTATACAAGCAGAATCTAATTTAATTTTGATTGACTGAAGAACCAGGGTCTTTTGCTCTCCTTTGGTATTTCACTCTCCTTTGGTATTCAATCATGTGTCTttcagtgctttttaaaattttacccatTCTTTAATTCAGCATCTCCCTATGTGTGTGTCATAGAATACTTAGTTCTGCTAGATATTCTGCAAATATATTTGGGAATTACTTCCTGCTGTTCCGCCTTCTTAGATTCATAGTGCACATCAGCATATGAGAATCTCTTGAGAGGTCCtctagaaaggagagaaaaagcacCTCTTTTGGCTCaatgttttccaaacttatttGACCCCAAAACCTTTTTCATATACCCAATAATAAGCTACAGAACTAATATTCTGCAAATGTCTCTTGGAACACACTGCCTTAAACAGATATTTCTATAGCTGTCAGTATAGTTATGTTGCTCCCAAGCCTAGTTATCTCCAGTTGTTTTAAGGGTGTTAcgaaaaattcttaaaatatatatgaatttgtgtaatacacacagagacacacacacatactactTTAAGGGGGTGAGGGTCATTAATTCAGATAATTTTTAAGTTGCCTAGTGATTCTCAATCTCTTTGAATTTTActtacatttacacacacacacacacacacatatgtatatacacatatcattTTAAGAAGGTGAGGATCACTAATTCAGATAATGTATAAGTTgcccagtgattctcaacctcTTTGAATTTTACTTAtgattacatacacacacacacacacacacacacacacacacattgctaCTTATATAAATGTTCTCATGTAATCATGGTAACAGCTCAAATTCCCAAAGCAAGGGAAGACTTCTCATTGTCAATTAAACCtgttaaaacatgaaaatattcattgagcCTAGTTCCTTGttataaaatacaagaaataagaCATTCATTTTCCCTTTATGAAGATATTCAGTCATCCTTTCCTTAAACTACAATTAGGAAAAGTATAtctcttctattccattgaaGTTCTCGAAAGTGATATAAATACTTTGGGGGTATCTACTATGTGCCTAACTAGTCCTGTTCTAGGCTTAGTGGAAGCTAGTAAAGAAATATAATTCATGGATCAGGCTCATAAagattttatagtatttttagtTAAACAAGAGTTGGGAAACAGGTGGAGAATAATGCAAGAGAGTTTGTAATTAAGTGCCAATTATACCAATTGCTAGACCCAGGATGTATCTTTAATTCTTGTCATCCAGGTCAACGCATGATGCTGCTATAAGTCTGGGGCTCAAACTGATATCCCAGTAGCAATAAATGTATAATATGGGAGGAGTCTGAatgtagagatgaaaaatacagaatgtagtggcttctcttttctctcttgtgGAATTGCATTCAAACCAGAACAGTGCCTTAGAATGGATGTGTCCAACTGCTCTGTATTTATGCAATATTTGAATAAAGCGGAAATGTATGTGCTCTTCCTGCTTCACTTGCACTAATTAATTATTTGAACAACTTAGAGCTTCTTCCCTGAACAGTGGCAACAAGCATGGCAATTGACTCTGTCCTCATCCCAAGTTGGAATCGCTTTTCTCTCTGCAACCATGGCACTGTGATTATGCATCATTTTTAGCATTTAATACAGTCCATTTTTGGCTAGTAGGGTTAGTTGCAATCATAATATGAGTTGCATCCTCCCTCTCATTTATATCAAATATACTTGGCTAGATTTTTACAAGTTAGAGAATGTCTAATATTCTTTGTTACAGTGCCCTAtatataagaataaatatttctggcATTGAatcaagaaacacatgaaatagTTCTTGGAAACAGGTAACATATTTAGAACATTGCATGGATAATTATACTTCTAAGCCTAATTGTACTTCTGAGCATTTCAAAAAGATAAGGGCAAAATACAGTACCTACCTCCTAGCTATTATAAAGGGGAAATTACAGTACCTACCTCAAAAGtactatgaagattaaatgaaatatattttgctCTGGCCCTACACACTGTAAGCTTTCAATAAATATCCCCTATATTATATTCTCATTCTTTGTAGTTTAATGATAAaagcatttaaagctataaatttcttctctttatgGCTTTGGACATACTTCATAGCTTTTAT
This genomic stretch from Pongo pygmaeus isolate AG05252 chromosome X, NHGRI_mPonPyg2-v2.0_pri, whole genome shotgun sequence harbors:
- the ZNF449 gene encoding zinc finger protein 449 — translated: MAVALGCAIQASLNQGSVFQEYDTDCEVFRQRFRQFQYREAAGPHEAFNKLWELCCQWLKPKMRSKEQILELLVLEQFLTILPTEIETWVREHCPENRERVVSLIEDLQRELEIPEQQVDMHDMLLEELAPVGTAHIPPTMHLESPALQVMGPAQEAPVAEAWIPQAGPPELNYGATGECQTFLDPGYPLPKLDMNFSLENREEPWVKELQDSKEMKQLLDSKIGFEIGIENEEDTSKQKKMETMYPFIVTLEGNALQGPILQKDYVQLENQWETPPEDLQTDLAKLVDQQNPTLGETPENSNLEEPLNPKPHKKKSPGEKPHRCPQCGKCFARKSQLTGHQRIHSGEEPHKCPECGKRFLRSSDLYRHQRLHTGERPYECTVCKKRFTRRSHLIGHQRTHSEEETYKCLECGKSFCHGSSLKRHLKTHTGEKPHRCHNCGKSFSRLTALTLHQRTHTEERPFKCNYCGKSFRQRPSLVIHLRIHTGEKPYKCTHCSKSFRQRAGLIMHQVTHFRGLI